From the Roseateles sp. XES5 genome, one window contains:
- a CDS encoding aminopeptidase, which produces MTNPSVDPQKLEKLAEVAVRVGLQLQKGQDLVMTAPIAALPLVRLITKHAYIAGAGLVSTFYADEEATLARYRHAPDESFDRATDWLYEGMAKAYANGAARLAIAGDNPMLLSGEDPAKVARANKANSMAYKPALEKIANFDINWNIVSYPNPSWAKQVFPNDPEAVAVEKLANAIFAASRVDVADPVAAWVAHNANLAKRSAWLNGQRFSALHFKGPGTDLTVGLADGHEWHGGASTAKNGITCNPNIPTEEVFTTPHALRVEGHVSSTKPLSHQGTLIDDIQVRFEGGRIVEARATKGEAVLNKVLDTDEGARRLGEVALVPHSSPISASGILFYNTLFDENASCHIALGQCYSKCFLDGASLSPEQIRAQGGNESLIHIDWMIGSDKVDIDGVRADGSRAPVMRAGEWA; this is translated from the coding sequence ATGACCAATCCCTCCGTCGATCCGCAAAAGCTCGAAAAACTTGCCGAAGTCGCCGTGCGCGTCGGCCTCCAGCTCCAGAAGGGGCAGGACCTCGTGATGACCGCGCCCATTGCCGCGCTGCCGCTCGTCCGCCTCATCACCAAACACGCCTATATCGCCGGCGCCGGTCTCGTCAGCACCTTCTATGCCGACGAGGAGGCGACGCTCGCCCGTTACCGCCACGCGCCGGACGAAAGCTTCGACCGCGCCACGGACTGGCTCTACGAGGGCATGGCCAAGGCCTATGCCAATGGCGCCGCGCGTCTTGCCATCGCCGGCGACAATCCGATGCTGCTCTCGGGGGAAGACCCGGCCAAGGTCGCCCGCGCCAACAAGGCCAACTCCATGGCCTACAAGCCGGCGCTGGAGAAGATCGCCAATTTCGACATCAACTGGAACATCGTCTCCTATCCCAATCCGTCCTGGGCAAAGCAGGTCTTCCCGAACGATCCGGAAGCCGTGGCGGTCGAGAAACTCGCCAATGCCATCTTCGCCGCCTCCCGCGTCGATGTCGCCGATCCCGTCGCGGCCTGGGTGGCGCACAATGCCAATCTTGCCAAGCGCTCGGCCTGGCTGAACGGCCAGCGCTTCTCGGCGCTCCATTTCAAGGGACCGGGCACGGACCTCACGGTCGGCCTTGCCGATGGCCACGAATGGCACGGCGGCGCCTCCACGGCCAAGAACGGCATCACCTGCAACCCGAACATCCCGACGGAAGAGGTCTTTACGACGCCGCATGCCCTGCGCGTCGAGGGCCATGTCTCCTCCACCAAGCCGCTCTCCCACCAGGGCACGCTGATCGACGATATCCAGGTTCGCTTCGAGGGCGGCCGCATCGTCGAGGCCAGGGCCACGAAGGGCGAGGCCGTGCTGAACAAGGTGCTGGATACGGACGAGGGCGCTCGCCGGCTCGGCGAAGTGGCGCTGGTGCCGCATTCCTCGCCGATCTCGGCCAGCGGCATCCTCTTCTACAACACGCTGTTCGACGAGAACGCCTCCTGCCACATTGCGCTTGGCCAGTGCTATTCCAAGTGCTTCCTCGACGGTGCGAGCCTTTCGCCGGAACAGATCCGCGCACAGGGCGGCAATGAAAGCCTCATCCACATCGACTGGATGATCGGCTCCGACAAGGTGGATATCGACGGCGTGCGCGCCGATGGCAGCCGCGCGCCGGTCATGCGCGCGGGGGAATGGGCGTAA
- the ybaK gene encoding Cys-tRNA(Pro) deacylase, producing MSKTTRATQALAKAGVSFTVHTYDYDPNADRVGIQAAEALGEDPARVLKTLMAEVDGKPVCVIVPSDREVSMKKLASAFKGKSANMMKPADAERLTGYVVGGISPFGQKKQVPTAIEEAALAHDAVYMNGGQRGLQVRLSPRDVVAALKAIAAPVIA from the coding sequence ATGTCCAAAACCACCCGCGCCACCCAGGCCCTCGCCAAGGCCGGCGTCTCCTTTACCGTCCACACCTATGATTACGACCCCAATGCCGACCGCGTCGGCATCCAGGCCGCCGAGGCGCTGGGGGAGGATCCGGCGCGTGTTCTGAAGACGCTGATGGCGGAAGTGGACGGCAAGCCGGTCTGCGTCATCGTGCCCTCGGATCGCGAGGTCAGCATGAAGAAGCTGGCGAGCGCCTTCAAGGGCAAGTCGGCCAACATGATGAAGCCGGCGGATGCCGAGCGGCTGACCGGCTATGTCGTCGGCGGCATCAGCCCTTTCGGCCAGAAGAAGCAGGTGCCGACCGCCATCGAGGAAGCGGCACTGGCGCATGACGCCGTCTACATGAACGGCGGCCAGCGCGGTCTTCAGGTGCGGCTTTCCCCGCGCGATGTGGTGGCGGCGCTCAAGGCGATCGCCGCGCCCGTCATCGCCTGA
- a CDS encoding MarR family winged helix-turn-helix transcriptional regulator, translated as MDHVDRILQQWNRERPDLDVGPMGLLGRVARLRTHLGREIERTLAAHGLNSASFDVLATLRRSGPPYRLSPGDLIATTMVSSGTMTNRLDQLEKAGLVERCDNPEDRRGVIIALTPKGFQLVDETVTAHVENQHRLLGGLDAQERAALDGLLRKFLAEFE; from the coding sequence ATGGATCACGTCGACAGAATTCTGCAACAATGGAACCGCGAACGGCCGGACCTCGATGTCGGTCCGATGGGCCTGCTCGGCCGCGTGGCGCGCCTACGCACCCATCTTGGCCGCGAGATTGAAAGAACGTTGGCTGCGCACGGGCTCAATTCGGCCAGTTTCGACGTGCTGGCGACGCTGCGCCGTTCCGGCCCGCCCTATCGTCTTTCGCCGGGCGACCTCATCGCCACCACCATGGTCAGTTCCGGCACCATGACCAACCGGCTCGACCAGTTGGAAAAGGCCGGTCTCGTCGAGCGCTGCGACAATCCCGAGGATCGTCGCGGCGTCATCATCGCGCTGACGCCCAAGGGCTTTCAGCTGGTGGACGAGACGGTGACGGCCCATGTCGAAAACCAGCACCGCCTTCTCGGCGGACTGGATGCGCAAGAGCGCGCGGCGCTCGACGGATTGTTGCGGAAATTTCTGGCGGAGTTCGAGTAG
- a CDS encoding EamA family transporter has protein sequence MSRSADILLTATAPAVWGSTYIVTTQLLPAGYPLTVAMLRALPAGLLLLLFVRELPKGIWWHRTLLLGALNFSFFWAMLFVSAYRLPGGVAATVGAIQPLIVLGLSRAVMGTAIRPLSVLAGLAGIGGVALLVLTPAASLDPVGIAAGLAGAVSMAFGTVLSRHWQPPVPPLTFTAWQLTAGGLLLVPVALFLEPALPMPTANNLLGFVYLGLIGAALTYIVWFRGLARLGPAAIAPLGFLSPLVAVVLGWALLGQDLSPLQIAGMAVVLGSVWLSQRAQAAPDASADARPQPAH, from the coding sequence ATGTCCCGCTCCGCCGATATCCTTCTCACCGCGACCGCGCCCGCCGTCTGGGGCAGCACCTATATCGTGACCACGCAATTGCTGCCGGCCGGCTATCCGCTGACCGTCGCCATGCTCCGCGCGCTGCCCGCCGGGCTTCTCCTTCTGCTCTTCGTGCGGGAACTGCCCAAGGGCATCTGGTGGCACCGCACGCTGCTGCTCGGCGCGCTGAACTTCTCGTTCTTCTGGGCGATGCTCTTCGTCTCGGCCTATCGCCTGCCCGGAGGGGTGGCAGCGACGGTGGGCGCCATCCAGCCGCTCATCGTGCTCGGCCTGTCGCGCGCGGTGATGGGCACCGCGATCCGGCCGCTCTCGGTTCTCGCCGGCCTTGCCGGCATCGGCGGCGTTGCGCTGCTGGTGCTGACGCCCGCCGCGAGCCTCGACCCCGTCGGCATCGCCGCGGGCCTTGCCGGCGCGGTTTCCATGGCCTTCGGCACGGTGCTGTCGCGCCATTGGCAACCGCCGGTGCCGCCGTTGACCTTCACCGCCTGGCAGCTCACCGCCGGCGGCCTGCTGCTGGTGCCCGTCGCCCTGTTCCTCGAGCCGGCACTGCCGATGCCGACGGCGAACAACCTTCTCGGCTTCGTCTATCTCGGCCTCATCGGCGCGGCCCTGACCTATATCGTCTGGTTCCGCGGCCTTGCGCGGCTCGGTCCGGCGGCGATCGCGCCGCTCGGTTTCCTCAGCCCCCTCGTCGCCGTCGTGCTCGGCTGGGCCCTCCTGGGGCAGGACCTCAGTCCGCTGCAGATCGCCGGCATGGCGGTGGTGCTGGGCAGCGTCTGGCTGAGCCAGCGGGCGCAGGCCGCGCCGGATGCCTCGGCCGACGCCCGGCCCCAGCCGGCCCATTGA
- the pcaF gene encoding 3-oxoadipyl-CoA thiolase, translating into MSEAYICDALRTPFGRYGGALSSVRADDLGAVPLRALMARHARVDWEAVDDVLYGCANQAGEDNRNVARMAALLAGLPIAVPGMTINRLCGSGMDAVGSAARAIRAGEAELMIAGGVESMSRAPFVMPKAESAFSRANAVYDTTIGWRFINKLMKEQYGVDSMPETAENVAADFGISREDQDAFALRSQEKAAAAQANGRLAREITPVTIPQRKGDPALVEKDEHPRATTLEALARLATPFRKEGGTVTAGNASGVNDGAAALIVASQAAVKKYGLTPIARILGGAMAGVPPRIMGIGPVYATQRLCARLGLTPADFDVIELNEAFASQGLATLRELGVADDARQVNPNGGAIALGHPLGMSGARITGTAALELHVTGGRRALSTMCIGVGQGIAVALERV; encoded by the coding sequence ATGTCCGAGGCCTATATCTGCGACGCGCTGCGCACCCCCTTCGGCCGCTACGGCGGCGCCCTGTCCTCGGTGCGCGCCGACGATCTGGGCGCCGTGCCCCTGCGCGCCCTGATGGCCCGCCACGCCCGCGTGGACTGGGAGGCGGTGGACGATGTGCTCTACGGCTGCGCCAACCAGGCCGGCGAAGACAACCGCAATGTGGCCCGCATGGCCGCCCTGCTGGCCGGCCTGCCCATTGCCGTGCCGGGCATGACCATCAACCGCCTCTGCGGTTCGGGCATGGACGCCGTGGGCAGCGCCGCCCGCGCCATCCGCGCCGGCGAAGCCGAGCTGATGATTGCCGGCGGCGTGGAAAGCATGAGCCGCGCGCCCTTCGTGATGCCCAAGGCCGAGAGCGCCTTCTCGCGCGCCAATGCGGTCTACGACACCACCATCGGCTGGCGCTTCATCAACAAGCTGATGAAGGAGCAGTACGGCGTGGACTCCATGCCCGAGACGGCCGAGAATGTCGCGGCGGATTTCGGCATCTCCCGCGAGGATCAGGACGCCTTCGCCCTCCGCTCGCAGGAAAAGGCGGCCGCGGCGCAGGCGAATGGCCGGCTGGCCAGGGAGATCACGCCCGTTACCATCCCGCAGCGCAAGGGGGATCCGGCCCTCGTGGAGAAGGACGAGCATCCGCGCGCAACGACCCTGGAGGCGCTCGCCAGGCTCGCCACGCCCTTCCGCAAGGAAGGCGGCACGGTGACGGCGGGCAATGCGTCCGGCGTCAACGACGGTGCGGCGGCACTGATCGTCGCCTCGCAGGCGGCCGTGAAGAAATACGGCCTCACCCCCATCGCCCGCATCCTCGGCGGTGCCATGGCCGGCGTTCCGCCGCGCATCATGGGCATCGGTCCCGTCTATGCCACGCAGCGCCTGTGCGCCCGCCTCGGCCTGACGCCGGCCGATTTCGACGTCATCGAACTCAACGAGGCCTTCGCCTCGCAGGGCCTCGCCACGCTGCGCGAACTCGGCGTCGCCGACGATGCGCGCCAGGTCAATCCCAATGGCGGCGCCATTGCGCTCGGCCATCCGCTCGGCATGTCGGGCGCCCGCATCACCGGCACGGCGGCGCTGGAGCTGCACGTGACCGGCGGCAGGCGCGCGCTCTCGACCATGTGCATCGGCGTCGGCCAGGGCATCGCGGTGGCGCTGGAGCGGGTTTGA
- a CDS encoding CoA transferase subunit B translates to MSPAASPIDTREDIKLSNAQIAWRAAQDIADGAYVNLGIGFPEMVARYQPEGRAAIFHTENGILDFGEAPPAGEEDWDLINAGKKAVTLKPGSAFFHHADSFAMVRGGHLDVAILGAYQVAQNGDLANWRVGAKGVPAVGGAMDLVHGAKQVVVITEHVTRNGEPKLVERCTFPLTGVGCITRIYTSHAVIDVSDGRFVLRETRAGMTFDELQAMTGARLHVEGPVADLVVPEL, encoded by the coding sequence ATGAGCCCCGCAGCAAGCCCGATCGATACACGCGAAGACATCAAGCTCTCCAATGCCCAGATCGCCTGGCGCGCCGCGCAGGACATCGCCGACGGCGCCTATGTGAACCTCGGCATCGGCTTTCCCGAAATGGTCGCCCGCTACCAGCCGGAAGGACGCGCGGCGATCTTCCACACGGAAAACGGCATTCTCGATTTCGGCGAAGCCCCGCCGGCGGGCGAGGAGGACTGGGACCTGATCAATGCCGGCAAGAAGGCGGTGACGCTGAAGCCGGGCTCGGCCTTCTTCCACCATGCCGACAGCTTCGCCATGGTGCGCGGCGGCCATCTCGACGTCGCCATCCTCGGTGCCTACCAGGTGGCGCAGAACGGCGACCTTGCCAACTGGCGCGTCGGCGCCAAGGGCGTACCGGCCGTCGGCGGTGCGATGGATCTCGTGCATGGCGCAAAGCAGGTCGTCGTCATCACCGAACACGTCACCAGGAACGGCGAGCCCAAGCTGGTCGAGCGCTGCACCTTCCCGCTCACCGGCGTCGGCTGCATCACCCGCATCTATACCAGTCACGCCGTCATCGACGTCTCGGACGGTCGTTTCGTGCTGCGCGAGACGCGCGCCGGCATGACGTTTGACGAATTGCAGGCAATGACCGGCGCAAGGCTGCATGTCGAAGGCCCCGTCGCCGATCTCGTCGTGCCGGAACTCTAG
- a CDS encoding sulfite oxidase-like oxidoreductase — translation MREDESKLTRTKRRWADEGKFLTGRITRPETDRLPPGQHLVKDWPVLDLGQQPVIRPETWRLDVKGGAENPSSFGWADFLALPQSQKRSDIHCVTTWSRYDNRWEGVTTRDLLDVVMPRAEAAFVMLTSYDGYTTNLPLADFAAEDAILATHWEGQPLSVAHGGPMRLVVPHLYFWKSAKWLTRIDFLPGDQAGFWERNGYHMRGDPWAEERYSDD, via the coding sequence ATGCGCGAGGACGAAAGCAAGCTCACCCGCACCAAGCGCCGTTGGGCGGACGAGGGGAAGTTCCTGACAGGCCGCATCACCCGGCCGGAAACCGACCGCCTGCCGCCCGGCCAGCATCTCGTGAAGGACTGGCCGGTGCTCGATCTCGGCCAGCAACCGGTGATCCGCCCGGAAACCTGGCGTCTGGACGTGAAGGGCGGGGCGGAAAACCCCTCCTCCTTCGGCTGGGCGGATTTCCTCGCCTTGCCACAGAGCCAGAAACGCTCCGACATCCATTGCGTGACCACCTGGTCGCGCTACGACAACCGCTGGGAAGGCGTTACGACCCGCGATCTTCTCGACGTCGTGATGCCGCGCGCCGAGGCCGCTTTCGTCATGCTGACGAGCTATGACGGCTATACGACCAACCTGCCGCTGGCCGACTTCGCCGCCGAAGACGCCATTCTCGCCACCCACTGGGAGGGCCAGCCGCTCTCGGTCGCCCATGGCGGACCGATGCGGCTCGTCGTGCCGCATCTCTATTTCTGGAAAAGCGCCAAGTGGCTGACGCGCATCGATTTCCTGCCCGGCGACCAGGCGGGGTTCTGGGAGCGCAACGGCTATCACATGCGCGGCGACCCCTGGGCGGAGGAGCGTTATTCCGACGACTGA
- a CDS encoding helix-turn-helix domain-containing protein → MKPVPTYELYGERVGNAPDFWLHCETIPSRSSLHRYEIGLHRHESFFQLLYISAGSGDALFGAERRTLVPGALVTVPPALGHGFRFSRDIDGYVFTMLASHLRLSGAAARFAAAPRVTPLDPHDPDGAFVLSTVTRLAAEWRGRQGGRTDLMEAYLTTVLALAARLWSRSEPDEGADAAARRMEHLHGLVQQHFRDQKPANFYAQELGISPTHLNRIVKAATGLTAHAYIARKRIDEARHDLVFTDIPAQEIALRLGFADPAYFSRAFLRETGQTPRAFRLAERGRLAAQSSE, encoded by the coding sequence ATGAAACCCGTCCCGACCTATGAGCTCTATGGCGAACGGGTGGGAAATGCGCCGGATTTCTGGTTGCATTGCGAAACCATCCCGTCGCGCAGCAGCCTGCATCGCTACGAGATCGGCCTGCACCGGCACGAAAGCTTTTTCCAGCTCCTGTACATTTCCGCCGGATCGGGCGATGCGCTGTTCGGCGCGGAGAGGCGGACGTTGGTTCCCGGCGCCCTCGTCACAGTGCCGCCGGCCCTCGGCCACGGGTTTCGCTTCTCGCGCGATATCGACGGCTATGTCTTCACCATGCTCGCCTCGCATCTGCGGCTTTCCGGCGCGGCGGCGCGCTTTGCCGCGGCGCCGCGGGTGACGCCGCTCGATCCGCACGATCCCGACGGTGCCTTCGTTCTGTCGACCGTTACGCGGCTCGCCGCCGAATGGAGGGGGCGCCAGGGCGGACGCACCGATCTGATGGAGGCCTATCTGACGACGGTGCTGGCGCTGGCGGCGCGGCTTTGGAGCCGCTCGGAACCGGACGAAGGCGCGGATGCGGCGGCGCGGCGCATGGAGCATTTGCACGGCCTCGTCCAGCAGCATTTCCGCGACCAGAAGCCGGCGAACTTCTATGCGCAGGAACTCGGTATCTCGCCCACCCACCTCAACCGCATCGTCAAGGCGGCGACCGGGCTGACGGCGCATGCCTATATCGCCCGCAAGCGGATCGACGAGGCCAGGCACGATCTCGTCTTCACCGACATCCCGGCGCAGGAGATCGCATTGCGCCTCGGTTTTGCCGATCCGGCCTATTTCTCCCGCGCGTTCCTGCGCGAGACCGGTCAGACGCCGCGCGCCTTCCGGCTCGCCGAGCGGGGGCGGCTGGCGGCTCAGTCGTCGGAATAA
- the xseA gene encoding exodeoxyribonuclease VII large subunit yields the protein MSFFSETDSPSNLAEYSVSELSGSIKRTVEQAFDQVRVRGEISGYRGPHSSGHAYFSLKDDRARIDAVIWKGSFSRLRFKPEEGMEVIATGKITTFPGSSKYQIVIETLEPAGAGALMALLEERRRKLAAEGLFDAERKKPLPFLPRVIGVVTSPTGAVIRDILHRISDRFPVHVLVWPVKVQGEGSGQEVAAAIEGFNTLDPFGPIPRPDVLIVARGGGSLEDLWSFNDEIVVRAAAASTIPLISAVGHETDWTLIDHAADRRAPTPTGAAEMAVPVKADLDAEVASLTARLRGATARQMDNRRQGVRALARALPSLDQLLALPRRRFDEAAAGLGRGLQMNTLGKRRAFERTAAHLRPDMLMTRIAERRQRVADRLLRAERIVERRLDQLRARLSAFDVSLRATPARIKAQTERSGDRLRGLALRAESALAGDLARRRALLQAQDRMLQSLSYRNVLKRGYALVRDEEGAPVKGAADLGPGRAIAIEFADGTVEAVTGSGGGAPRRKPAKGDAEKPAARQGSLF from the coding sequence ATGAGCTTCTTTTCCGAGACTGATTCGCCCAGCAATCTTGCCGAATATTCGGTGTCGGAGCTTTCCGGCTCCATCAAGCGCACCGTCGAGCAGGCCTTCGACCAGGTGCGCGTGCGCGGCGAGATTTCCGGCTACCGCGGGCCACATTCCTCGGGACACGCCTATTTCTCGCTGAAGGACGACCGGGCGCGCATCGACGCCGTGATCTGGAAGGGCAGCTTTTCGCGCCTCCGCTTCAAGCCCGAAGAGGGCATGGAGGTGATCGCCACCGGCAAGATCACCACCTTCCCCGGTTCTTCGAAATACCAGATCGTCATCGAGACGCTGGAGCCGGCCGGCGCCGGCGCGCTGATGGCGCTGCTGGAAGAACGCCGCCGCAAGCTTGCCGCCGAGGGCCTGTTCGATGCGGAGCGCAAGAAGCCGCTGCCGTTCCTGCCCCGGGTCATCGGTGTCGTCACCTCGCCGACCGGCGCCGTCATCCGCGATATCCTGCACCGCATCTCCGACCGCTTCCCGGTCCACGTGCTCGTCTGGCCGGTGAAGGTGCAGGGCGAAGGTTCGGGGCAGGAGGTCGCGGCGGCCATCGAAGGCTTCAACACGCTCGATCCCTTCGGCCCGATCCCGAGGCCCGACGTGCTGATCGTCGCGCGCGGCGGGGGAAGCCTGGAAGACCTCTGGAGCTTCAACGACGAGATCGTCGTGCGCGCCGCCGCCGCCTCGACCATCCCGCTGATCTCTGCCGTCGGCCACGAGACGGACTGGACGCTGATCGACCATGCGGCCGACCGGCGCGCGCCGACGCCGACGGGGGCCGCCGAAATGGCCGTGCCCGTGAAGGCGGATCTCGACGCCGAGGTCGCCTCGCTCACCGCGCGGCTGCGCGGAGCCACGGCCCGGCAGATGGACAATCGCCGGCAGGGCGTGCGCGCCCTTGCCCGTGCCCTGCCCTCGCTCGACCAGCTTCTCGCCCTGCCGCGCCGCCGTTTCGACGAAGCCGCCGCCGGCCTTGGCCGCGGCCTGCAGATGAACACGCTGGGCAAGCGCCGCGCCTTCGAGCGCACGGCGGCGCATCTTCGCCCCGATATGCTGATGACCCGTATCGCCGAGCGGCGGCAACGCGTGGCGGACCGGCTACTGCGGGCCGAGCGCATTGTCGAACGGCGGCTCGACCAGCTTCGCGCCCGGCTCTCCGCCTTCGACGTATCGCTGCGCGCGACACCGGCCCGTATCAAGGCGCAGACGGAACGCTCCGGCGACCGGCTGAGGGGCCTCGCGCTGCGCGCCGAAAGCGCGCTGGCCGGCGACCTTGCCCGCCGCCGCGCGCTGCTGCAGGCGCAGGACCGCATGCTGCAATCGCTCTCCTATCGCAACGTGCTGAAACGCGGCTATGCGCTGGTGCGGGACGAGGAAGGCGCGCCGGTGAAGGGCGCGGCGGATCTCGGCCCCGGCCGCGCCATCGCCATCGAGTTCGCCGACGGCACGGTGGAAGCCGTTACGGGATCGGGCGGCGGCGCGCCGCGCAGGAAGCCCGCCAAGGGGGACGCGGAAAAACCCGCCGCCCGCCAGGGCTCGCTGTTCTGA
- a CDS encoding 3-oxoacid CoA-transferase subunit A — MDKSISSLAEAVSGIGDGATVMIGGFGGSGAPIELIHALIDTGVRDLTVINNNAGNGRIGIAAMIDAGMVRKMICSFPRSSDPRAFTEKYLAGEIELELVPQGTLAERIRAGGAGIPAFYTPTGFGTELAEGKPVAEFDGRMYVQERWLKADVALIKARTGDTHGNLTYNKAARNFSPLMCMAAARTIVQVSRLVPPGGIDPEQVITPGIFVDGLVEVAAPRQEEDLIRAGVAYA; from the coding sequence ATGGACAAGAGCATCTCAAGTCTGGCGGAGGCCGTGTCCGGCATCGGCGACGGCGCGACGGTTATGATCGGCGGTTTCGGCGGTTCCGGTGCGCCGATAGAACTGATCCACGCGCTCATCGACACGGGGGTAAGGGACCTTACCGTCATCAACAACAATGCCGGCAATGGCCGTATCGGCATCGCCGCGATGATCGATGCCGGCATGGTGCGCAAGATGATCTGCTCCTTCCCGCGCTCCTCCGATCCGCGCGCCTTCACGGAAAAATACCTGGCCGGTGAAATCGAGCTGGAACTGGTGCCGCAGGGCACGCTCGCCGAGCGCATCCGCGCCGGCGGCGCCGGCATTCCCGCCTTCTACACCCCGACGGGTTTCGGCACGGAGCTGGCGGAGGGCAAGCCGGTCGCCGAATTCGATGGGCGCATGTATGTGCAGGAACGCTGGCTGAAGGCCGATGTCGCCCTCATCAAGGCCCGGACGGGCGATACGCATGGCAACCTCACCTATAACAAGGCCGCCCGCAATTTCAGCCCGTTGATGTGCATGGCGGCGGCGCGGACCATCGTGCAGGTCAGCCGTCTGGTGCCGCCCGGCGGCATCGATCCCGAACAGGTGATCACGCCCGGCATCTTCGTCGACGGTCTCGTCGAGGTCGCCGCCCCCAGGCAGGAAGAAGACCTCATCCGCGCAGGAGTGGCCTACGCATGA
- a CDS encoding IclR family transcriptional regulator, translating to MRETDFIGGFAKGLRVIEAFGETNPRLTITDVSRETGLDRATARRCLLTLAELGYATYDGKFFALTPKILRLGHAYLSATPLPGLVQPHLDRLSEAVGQSASVSVLDGTEIVYVARAAQRRVMSISLMPGSRLPAYCASMGRVLLAALPDAEARAILEASDLQANTPFTKTEPDALLAELSRVRGQGYALIDQELELGLRSIAVPLENARGRIVAALNIGAPAAHAEAEEMVARYLPAMRAVQAALRPVLS from the coding sequence ATGCGGGAAACGGACTTCATCGGCGGCTTCGCCAAGGGCCTCCGGGTCATCGAGGCCTTCGGCGAGACGAATCCGCGCCTCACCATCACCGATGTCTCCAGGGAGACCGGCCTCGACCGGGCAACGGCACGGCGCTGCCTGCTGACGCTCGCCGAACTCGGCTATGCCACCTATGACGGCAAGTTCTTCGCGCTGACGCCGAAGATCCTCCGGCTCGGTCATGCCTATCTCTCGGCAACGCCGCTGCCGGGGCTGGTGCAGCCCCATCTCGACCGGCTGTCGGAGGCGGTGGGGCAGAGCGCTTCGGTCTCCGTGCTCGACGGCACCGAGATCGTCTATGTCGCCCGCGCGGCGCAGAGGCGAGTGATGTCGATCAGCCTGATGCCGGGCTCCCGCCTGCCGGCCTATTGCGCCTCGATGGGACGCGTGCTGCTGGCGGCCTTGCCGGACGCCGAAGCGCGCGCCATCCTCGAGGCGTCCGACCTTCAAGCGAACACGCCCTTCACCAAGACCGAGCCCGATGCCCTGCTGGCGGAGCTTTCCCGTGTGCGCGGGCAGGGCTACGCGCTGATCGACCAGGAACTGGAACTCGGCCTGCGCTCCATCGCCGTGCCGCTGGAGAATGCGCGTGGGCGGATCGTCGCGGCACTCAATATCGGCGCGCCCGCCGCCCATGCGGAGGCCGAGGAGATGGTGGCGCGCTATCTCCCGGCCATGCGCGCCGTGCAGGCGGCGCTACGGCCAGTGCTGAGCTGA
- a CDS encoding NAD(P)H-dependent oxidoreductase: MRILVVLAHPLEESFAAGVAETVRRKLTANGHTVDLLDLYREGFDPRLTPSERSRYFEPGYDPGEAEPFVSRLKQADGLVLVFPQWWFNFPAILKGFFDRVFAPGVAFENDPAGGRIQPRLGNIHLFWAFTTTGSPWWVVHLYMGNPVRRLLKRGIAAFCAKGLDFKMVNLYDMDRIGDGERKTHLARVERLVDRI, from the coding sequence ATGCGCATCCTCGTCGTGCTCGCCCATCCGCTGGAAGAGAGTTTTGCCGCAGGCGTGGCGGAGACGGTGCGCCGCAAGCTGACGGCGAACGGCCACACGGTCGACTTGCTCGACCTCTACCGCGAGGGCTTCGATCCACGGCTGACGCCCTCCGAACGGTCGCGTTATTTCGAGCCCGGCTATGACCCCGGCGAGGCCGAGCCCTTTGTCTCCCGCCTGAAGCAGGCGGACGGGCTGGTGCTGGTCTTTCCGCAATGGTGGTTCAATTTCCCGGCTATCCTCAAGGGGTTCTTCGACCGGGTCTTCGCGCCCGGCGTCGCCTTCGAGAACGACCCCGCCGGCGGGCGCATCCAGCCCCGGCTCGGCAATATCCACCTCTTCTGGGCCTTCACCACGACGGGGTCGCCCTGGTGGGTGGTGCATCTCTACATGGGCAATCCGGTGCGGCGCCTGCTGAAACGCGGCATTGCCGCCTTCTGCGCCAAGGGGCTCGATTTCAAGATGGTCAATCTCTACGACATGGACCGCATCGGCGACGGGGAGCGCAAGACGCATCTGGCGCGGGTGGAGAGGCTTGTCGACCGGATCTGA